Genomic window (Ananas comosus cultivar F153 linkage group 16, ASM154086v1, whole genome shotgun sequence):
ATCGTTGTTGTAATTATCGTTGTTATCTGTCCCCTTCCGCCAAACCGTAGACACCACGGAAACTGCGACGCAGCTGCAGCGGAGTTCGAGTGCGTACCCGCGAATCCGCCAACAAAAAACCAACGCGCTCGATTCTCGCCGCCACGAGTCCCTGCGCGATGGCTCTCCGCGTGGAATCTCCCTATGCTATCCAGTTGTGCTTGTGCGTGATATTCTCACCCCCCACATCACCCCACCGCCTCTGTTTTGTCAAACTTCAGtgaggagctctccaacaatgTCTTATTTCGAACACTCCGATCAACTATCATAGTACAAGagttccttatttttttttaatagttaaattataaaaataaaaattttgatatttattagACGATTATGATTTTTTAATGAGTTATTCTTGGAGAGCTTTTTactgaaataatttttttttttttttgcttcagtCGTCACATTCAATGTCTCCATTCCATGATCTCCAAACTATACCTCACTTTTACACGAAAACTCTTCAACTAAAAATTGATGTCCTTTTGGCCCCTACCTAActgttactttttcttttttccgcTTTGGTCCCGATTGTTAAAGTTTTCGCTAATTTTGATGGACTAGATCATGCACGCCAATTCTACTAATATCCTTCCttcttatataaaatataattatggTTCGATAATTTGCGGTACTAACTTATCTAAATTTATAGAAGAGCTCAATAGCATACCTAATTTGGTGCTAAGATGCTGAATGTTTTAATTGTGTGCAAGATCGGAATAGTCATAAGCGTGGAAAATAATACTGACATTGATAAAATTGGCTTGGTGTGCATACTAGAGAAGaatcaaagggaaaaaaaatcaaaaaaataatgatgCAATAATTAGCACTAATGATTAAGAATCTAATTAATCACTAAAAGATgggggaccaaaataaaaaattggataaGCGTGGAGACTAATGGTCCAATTAACcttatttatatgaaaaaaatgcTATCTACCCACCTcatgtaatattaaatataccTATGTAAATATCAAttcccctttttttaatttttaacattttttatattaagtattttttatttaattaaagggcaaaatttaatttattccatTTTATAGTTTCATGCATTTTCACTTTACCATTTTatagttcaaaatattatacttaACTACTTTATAATTTAGTCCATTTTTACTTTAGCactctatgatttaaaaaataatatttaactaaCTTGTGatcttatttttgtttcaataCAAGAATTTATTATTAGACATAGCACCATTTTGTGGCtttgaaaaaaattctattttactatcttttttgacaaaattttttaaataaaataaaaataaaattatacaataactaaattttactcttttttttttgagagaaaggtagcacgctacctgatttatttatttaaacagATGAATTTAGCTAGGGGGTTGAGGCACCGCGGACTCGAAAAACATTGAATGCAATCAAAACAAAAACgacaaataaaaactaaaatttaaaaaactataaaaaattgaTACTTGTATTCCCCACTCAAAACCAAGACGCTAAGAACTACAAAACCCAGCTCATTCCCTACTCACATTCTCTATTTGTCTAATAgtcaaaaaaagaatcaaatgaTTGGCttccaaaaataatattatttctttctcaCAAAATCATCCACCAACATATTATGACCCTGATTAGATCCCTCGCAACTGTCCCTTGGCGGCGGTCCCTAGTCAACTCCCAAACACTCCTGACCGCCATCTCAATTTCTGAAATGTGCTTATCTTCTAGGATGTTGTACATAAAAAATTTGCTGACTACGTATCCtactaaattttacttttaaacgTAATAAATTAGATGAAACCGGGATCCCAATTATGATATTCTCACCCCGTGGAATCCCGGAACTGTGACCCACTTTTTTAGATCGTCAACGCGGCACACACTGATTCGCTAGTTTTTTATCTCCGCTGTTCCGTAACTCGCATCCGATCCCCCCTCCCTTCCCCCATCGTAGTCTCCTCTCcactgtagagagagaaagagaagagagagagagagagagagagagaggaacagCGCTTCTTCCCAAAAGAGCTTCTTTGTCaaccccctttctctctcctctctctctctctctctctcgtcggCGGTGCGCTCACAGCCATGGGTAGCCGCACCTCTCGCCACCGCAGCGACCCCGATCGCCGCGCCCCTCCCCAACCCCAACCGCAACCCCAGCCCTGGCCCCATCGCGCTCCCAAACCCTACGTccccgccgcggcggcgccgccgcaggcatcggcgtcggcggcggcggcggcggcgccggtggGGAGGGTGCTGGGGCGGCCGATGGAGGACGTGCGCGCGAGCTACGTGTTCGGGCGGGAGCTCGGGAGGGGGCAGTTCGGGGTGACGTACCTGGTGACCCACAGGGCGACGGGGGAGCGGTTCGCGTGCAAGTCGATCGCGACGCGGAAGCTGGTGCACCGCGACGACGTGGAGGACGTGCGGCGCGAGGTCCAGATCATGCACCACCTCACGGGGCACCGCAACATCGTGGAGCTCCGCGGCGCCTACGAGGACCGCCACTCGGTGAACCTCGTCATGGAGCTCTGCGAGGGCGGGGAGCTCTTCGACCGCATCATCGCCCGCGGCCACTACACcgagcgcgccgccgccgccctctgcCGCGAGATCGTCGCCGTCGTGCACAGCTGCCACTCCATGGGCGTCATGCACCGCGACCTCAAGCCCGAGAACTTCCTCTTCCTCAACAAGAGCGAGGACTCCCCCCTCAAGGCCACCGACTTCGGCCTCTCCGTCTTCTTCAAGCCCGGTCCGTATAAGCTATGCTTGATAattcttcctctcctttccgCCCGCCTTATTCGCGGACGATCAATTATCGACCTCATGATTGACGCAGATAatctgtttgatgaaatgccctGTTGAAAATCGACCCCCCCTTCAACTTTATACTTTTGATCGGCACcccttaaattttcaattttgttgattttgagttgTTGTTCTTCTTAAATTGTATTGAGGTTTCCATATTAACAGTTGATTCACGAACGTATAGAATAAATGAATTTAATAGAATTTAGATTTACCTCTTCGTGTTCCCTTGCCTTATGTTCTTCGAGTTGCAGCTCTTTACAAGTTCGTGTGTAAAAAAGTTTTCAAAGAGTTTGGATAAAGAGCTTTGAAGTGACTCATTTGTGCCAAGAGGTTTCTCTTCAGACTCTTTTTCTCGACTCTTTGCTATTCTATTTTTCGACTCTTTCCTCCTATGTAACTCTTTTTCGAGGTCATGTAAACAAAaagttgtttcttttttcttttttctctacaCAGTTTCCGTgcaagtttcttttcttctgAAAATGTGCTTACAGTGGAAAACATGTTCAATGCAGGAGAGGTGTATAAAGATCTCGTAGGAAGCGCATACTATGTGGCTCCTGAGGTCCTGAAACGGCATTACGGACCGGAGGCTGATATATGGAGTGCTGGAGTTATACTTTACATCCTTCTTTCTGGCGTTCCTCCCTTTTGGGCAGGTATGCCTTACTATTAGTTGCCAAGTACCAGATCTAAATGTTTTCGTCAATTTTTGTTAAACATGGATTCGGGGCTGATGATTGTTTTTGACAGAGAATGAGGACGGGATATTCAATGAGATTAGACGAGGCCATGTCGATTTCTTATCTGACCCTTGGCCTTCTATATCTAGCGGTGCTAAAGACTTGGTCAAGAAGATGCTGCGGCAAGACCCAAAAGAGCGGCTTACTGCCGCTGAAATTCTTAGTGAGTCGAAAATTTTGCCTCGTCTTTGTATATTTCTTCCTGCACGGTGACAATATGGGTTTATTGCTACTTCTAATCTATTTTTGGATACAATGCTGAAAacaaaaaatcttttttatttgggaGTTGAGAGGGAATGTCTTTCAGGGGATCTCCTGGTTGTTATCATACTTGTACTATCTCGTAATTACAGTTCATCCAGTTTGATAGTTGAAGATATTGCAGATCATCCATGGATCAGAGAAGATGGAGAGGCGCCGGATAAACCACTTGACAACACTGTTATAAGTAGAATGAAACAATTTAGGGCGATGAACAAGCTTAAGAAAGTAGCCTTAAAGGTCATCAAGTGCTTTTCCTTTGTTTACCaccttaaataaatatttttaatctgaTACGTTGATGGagtctttgtaattttttatcagGTCGTCGCAGAAAACTTATCGGAGGAAGAGATCGTGGGCTTGAAAGAAATGTTCAAATCGATAGATACTGATAACAGTGGGACAATAACTCTCGAAGAACTAAGAACCGGTTTACCAAAATTGGGTACTAAGATCTCTGAATCAGAGCTCATGCAGTTGATGGAGGCGGTATGTTGTCCAAGCCTTCCCACAGCTACTCAAGCTAATCCTATTCTTCATGactcttattttttatctttctgcTTGTCTTTTCTTGAATTTTTGTTATATTAGGCATCCTGACATAGACTAAGACTTTGTAGGAAATATATTAATGGATGACACTTTATTAGGAAGACCAGAGACTTGCTAGCTTCTTCATCATGTTGTACGTAACAAATGATTTGTACTTCTTAGGTAACCCCCACGATAAAGGGCGCCATGTTATATATTAGCTCTTCTTGTTGCCCTGaatgctctttcttttttctgttgttACAATTGACTAAAGAGTTTCTGAATTTCGATGTCAAATGTTTTAACTGAGATTACAAAATGCCCAATTCACCTGATGAAAGTTGCTTTTCAAACTTCTTTCCCTCACGGGAAGGTAATTTTGTTTGCATAACCAAAAACAAGTTTCAGACAAATACATTTGGTTTTACTGATAAATCTCTCCCTTTTGTCTTAGTCTTTGTTGCTTGAAATTTCTTCCAAGTaatcaacctctctctctctctcgcacgcgcGGGCGCGTTTGTCTGTGTGTGTCTATATggttttctctctcatctttctaTCTATGTACTGCATATCTGTCCTCTCCAAGCACTGTTCACATCAAGGGTATTTGTACTTTTGGTTCCTTTTGCAGTAATCTTATTTTAACTTTGATTGAGAATAGAGGGGTGCTACATTGTAAAGTACTATTATGAAAGTTCCAGCTGAATTATCAACATATGTCATGTGCGTACGCATTTTTGACTGTTTGTATGATATCGAGGGAGAGAGATCTCGTGGGAACTCTAATTTGTTTGATGGTAGTATTGTCTTCTGTAAATGCAGTTGATACTCATCTAACCCCTTTAAACTACTTGTGTCAGAACTGCTCTCCAACTTTAAAATCAATCCCGACTTTTGTTGTGCACTACTACTTTCTCTTAATTTTTCTTCACAGGCTGATGTGGACGGAAATGGAAGCATTGATTATCTTGAGTTTATATCAGCTACAATGCACATGAATAGGTTGGAAAAGGAAGGTCACATATATAAAGCATTTGAATATTTTGACAAGGACAATAGCGGGTAGCCTCTCTTTCCTAGTGCTTGCGCATCCTTTCTATTTAACTTCTAGATTAGTTTGTTGAACACCTATTGTTTTGCGATTTATGTAGATACATTACAATGGAGGAGCTGGAACAAGCTCTGAAGAAGTATGACATGGGCGATGAGAAAACAATAAAAGAGATCATTGCTGAAGTTGATGCAGACCATGTAAGTCTATTTTATGTtcatattcatatatactatatatcataCAGCGCCTTCTGAGCAGCTTCTTCACTCGGAAAATGAAAGCTTTGGAAATCAAGCATTTTGCAAACAAAAAGCCTGGAGGTTTTCTAGTGGGAAAGCTAAATTAATCTTTTGGGCCTCAAGTAGAAGCTtctattttaagattttttgagGAAATTTTAATGGAAAAGCTATAAGTGCTTCTATGAACCACTCTAGTCGAAGAACACTTTCTGCAGTTCTCAGCTACGCCACACAGGCTCTAGTATCTGATATCGAATTCTCTCGGTTTCACTCTTCAGTTTCTCCCACTTCATTCCGTGCCATCTACTCATATTTTCTTCATTTTGCAGGACGGAAGAATAAATTATGAGGAGTTTGTGGCGATGATGAAGAATAACAGTCAAGATATTGCTCCCATAAGGCGACGGAAGTGATGGACACCATGCGTACCTCGCGGCGCGGTTCTTCTGTTCAGTATATTTTTACGCATCCTGTAGAGGATGCAAGCATACGCGATTGAGGACCTTTTTCGTGGAGCATTACATCGCCTGTATTAAAGGGTGTCCTTCGGAGAGATGACTAGGGGACAAAGCAGTTTCTGGGCGATCAAAACCACCGTCCAAAATCACGTCTATGTGATCTCCAAACTTATTGTGTGCTTTTTGGCACTTTTGGTGTAGTGTTTGCCCTTTTGCCCTTTCCCATGTTAGCAACTCAGTATGCAACCCTCGTCTCGAGCGAACTTTGAACttcttttggttttcttttctttttttttttttggtttgtgtTACTGTTAAGATGATCGATATATACATTAATCAGATCTGGCGAGCTGTTTTATCTTTTGTTTCCTCTTGGCCTTGCACATAAGGTACGCTAATCTTGATCCGAAGCAGAATTCGGAGAGCATTTCAAGCGATTGAGCATGAAGGATTTTAACCTTGAAATTCTGATATCATGGTGGGAATGATTATTCCGTGCAGTTAGTATGATATTAAAGGCATTCTTATTTGTAAATCATGTTGACTCTGCTGCGGTAAAACATGTACTCAAAAAGAGTTCAAATCCATGGAACTCGGccgaaaataaaaaacttatccGTCATAAAATATTACAAGTAAAAGCGAGTGGATAAAATATTTCTCACATACAAGTAGATCAAACCTAAGCTATCATCAAACTGAGTAATTATcgactcttaaaaaaaaaatttagaaaaaaaaaaaaaacatcttacAATTCAAAAGTAATCAATCACCCCGGGGCAGGGGCCCTCTATACTTTGTTACTACTGCATACGATTATAAGGAGAAAAAACAAATAGAGAACAAAAACCCAGCGACCACTCCAACCGTCCGATGAAAACCCCGCCGACGATGATCACGCGCCGAGGAGATCGAAACGGACGGTGGGTGATCGCCCTTCCTCGGCGCAACACGCTTCGCGCTCTCCCCAGCGGCGTCCATTTTGCTCTCCGACCCCTCACCTTCGCAGTAATTCATCGCCGACACCGCCGCGATCCCCTCAAAGCTCCCATTTTTGGCGTCGTAGCAGAGCCCCGCATTGCCCTCCACCCTCATCTTCCTCCCCATCCTCCACATCGTCTCCCTCGCGAACGGGATCGCCCCGCTCAATCGGTTCCCCTCGATCCGCAACTCGCTCAGCCGCTCCAACCTCCGGAAGCTCCGAGGTATCGATCCCTCCAACTTGTTCCCGTTCAGGTGCAGCACTCGGAGGCTCGGGAGGTCGCCGATCGACTCCGGTATCGACCCCTCGAGATCCATGTCGGAGAGGATCAGATCGATCAGGTTTCTCAGCCCGGAGAAGAGGTCTCCGGGGATCGTCGTCGACGCCATCGAGTTGTTGCTGAGGATCAGCGCTCGGAGCGATCCGAGGCGCCCCAGAGCGGTCGGGAGCGGTCCCGCGAGCGAGTTGTGGCTGAGGTCGACGAGGATCAGGGCTCCGAGGTCGCCGAGCGAGTCGGGGATTCGCTCGGTGAGCCGGTTCCGGCTCAGGTCGAGCTTGAGGAGCGAGCCGAATCGGCCGAGGCTCCCCGGGATCGGGCCGCGGAGCGCGTTGCGGCTGAGGTCGAGCACGTTCAAACCGGGGAGCTTGAGCTGGGGGATGCGCCCCCGCAAGGTGTTCGAGCTCAGGTCGAGGAGGCGGAGCCGCGCGAGGCGTTGGAGAGACGAGGGGATGGGCGCGGTGAGGTTGTTGCCGTGGAGGTCGAGGACGCGGAGCGCGGTGAGGTTGCCGAGCTCGGCGGGGATGGGGCCCACGTGGCCGTTCTCGCGGAGCACGGCCGGTATCGGCTGCGGATTCCCCGCGAAGCAACGGTAGAAGAAGAGGGAGCGGAGGTGCGGcagggcgaggaccgcggcggGGAGGGTGGAGCGCGCGGGGTCGCAGGTTGGGAACGCGGTGTCGTCGGACAGCGCCCCGAAGGACAGGGAGACGATGTGGAAGACGCCGTCCCTGTCGGGCATGCACTCGATGCCGTGCCACCGCCCGCGGCACACGTCGCGGATCGACGCCGCCCACGCGTTGCCCGTGGCCGCCATGACGGCGTACACGGCGCGCTGCTCGTCGGGGTCAGTGCGGGCGCGGTCGGAGCGGCCCGTCTGGGGGCCGTCCACGAGCGCGGAGGAGTCGGGGAGGACGACGGTGAATTCGGACCGGCATACGGGAATTGGACTAAGACTAAGCAGTAGTAATAATAACAGGTTTAGGAGGGGGAGGGAGAAGAGTAGGGTTGGCATGGTTTCTGTTAGGGGGGTTTGCTACAGTTGGGAATGGAGGGAAGCAACGGTCGGGAAGGAATTTATAGTGTTGGGTTGGAGGgaaagggaggagagagagagagagaagtggttAGTGGGGCCTTTAAATTAAAGTGTTACCCCATAGTGTCACCAATTCAAATTTGAGAGTAAAACTTAGGGCACAActttcaaactaaaaaaaaaaagaagaagagattttGATATAATGAATTTTCACGCACGTTCAAATTTCACGTTTAGCAGAAGATCTGACCGTTGCGATTATTACGTAGCGGTTTTATTTGTGATGCTTTACGTATCGTAAGATCATTGTGTTTACAATAAATtcattttgatacaaaatcttATACATTTTAGATAGAAAAATTCAAACTGCAATATATCTGGCGGAACAGAAATAATTAGGACAGCTAACTGATACGAATGTAAATGTACGCTTCCATACAACAACACCCTTTGTTTGAAATTCACTCTCAAATCAACACATTTCAACcactgtttttaaaaaaatttgaattggtGGAGACTCTGGGGTACCCATAGCAATTACTAAGGTAGAGCATAATGGGGAGGCTTAAAGGAGTCACGGGGATGCGGAGAGTGAGAATAAATGAAGTGTGGATTTGAGCGCATTTAATTCGTTCACGAGAATTGGAATGAAGTATTATATCCTTCCTGCGACATAATAAAAAGTatagagaatatatatacataaaagcaaaaaaaaaattattagatgatatatatattaattaattttgtccaATCAAGTAGCAACACATGGTCCTTTGTAATCCAAGGAAATAAATCAAGCAGATTCGTATATGAGTGGGTACGTGTTGAACTATTACCGAAAAATGGTGGATTCATACAGGCCATAGTTTCTTACCCACAATTTAatctgaataataataataataataataataataataataataatgttaagCTCATTTTAAAAGTCGATGAGAGTAAAATCTAAGTTGAATTAATTAGTTCTTTTGGAGACGTTGGATTCGTCGTTTTCTaatttgtataataataataataataataataataataataataatgttaagTTTGGATTAAAAGTCGATGAGAGTAAAATCTAAGTTGAATTAATTAGTTCTTTTGGAGACGTTGGATTCGTCGTTTTCTAATTTGTATAAATCTCTAGATGTTAGATAAATTTAAAGACCAAGTTTCTagttaacttttaattttaaagtttgtttTGGGCCTTCCTTTTAATCCAAATTCAAGTTGATTAAAGTCATATGTGAGCTTGAATTTGAAAAACTGGTTTTGTTAGGGGTCCTGTGGTTGTGGGCCAAGAGTAGATTTTAAAGCCATACAGGAGTTTAAAGCCGAAAAGAGCCATCAAATATTATTCATAGTAaagttttctctctccctttttttttttaatttttatttttagaagccAAAGATAACCatcaaatattcaaatattattcatAGCAGCGTCTtctacttttcttcttttgtgaTTAGACCTACAGATTTATTGGCCATAGACGGGTACTTCTTTGAAGATATATTGCTtatggctatttattattaggtTAAAATAGATTTAACTTTTTGTCCCGTGGCActgaccgtccttagagcaagcggcaaagggcttggtggttggtacccgagactcaagttcgaatcctagttgattcacattttcagctaagtttatttctaaataaaataaacgaagcgagtagcgtgctacctatctctctctctcaaaaaaaaaaaaagactttctGACCCGTGGCAATAGGTTCAGAaaattaataagttaaatttgatcagcctaataagttgagtggatGTGCAGTTGATAAAAGACCTAACGGCAAGAGGCCTAATAATAAACCTAATGTTTATATGGATTGAGTTAAGTCGAAGCCCGTGAATACTGTGGTTGAGCCCTTAAATGCGATGGATGCGCCCTTTCAATTAGTacgaattttttgaaattagttAGCGTTTACAATCCACAATTGCCATATTCCGAACTCAATCCCAAAACTCCAAGGTACCCTGTAGAGCTCTTACCTAATTAATCAGGCTAGAGCTCAGTTGTATGACAAAGTTTTCTATAAGGCATAATGTTGCTAATGAGAATCCACTCATGTTATATTTTTATGGGTCAATTGTATACAGGTCTCCGCAAAGATAGTAAATTACCAATATATTTccgtaaagttcaactttcataagttatttctgcaaaacttctaatattttcagatatctccatgccgttagaatccgtcagaaaaatttagttaatcgtTAAATACTTTATCCgggttaatttttgacatttttacctctcttatattatactgttataacttttggagggacatatttgtgatgaccaaattggaaataaaaacagttttctaacgtTCTCTAACGTTTACAAACCAGAAAaatatatctgaaaatattaggacttttgtagaaataatttatgaaaattgaactttacaggaatatatttacaattcactatgtttgcggggacctgtatgcaattaatcatatttttattgtcaaactagtaaattaatttattttttttaaaaaaaggtaatATATTGTATCTAGTACAGCTAGTTAAAAGCTTGATTGTtgatacttgagacttgagatttcttttttgtttttgagagagaaaggtagcatgctatccgcttcatttattcagacgatgaatttagctacatgggtgaggcagtTCAGGCCTCGGGGGATggcgaaagaaaaaaatataaataaaataaataaaaataaaaataaaaataaaataaaaaataaaaaaataaaaaaaaaacctgctcATGCAAGTACGCCGGCCAACACTACTAATTATTGTTATGTCGCTCCATTGGACTGAGCTTCTCCCGTATGTTCGTCAGCTGATTAATCTTGAAAATTCTGAGGGTTGGGTCTGTGCGGGTCATCCTAAAGATCGCTCTATTCCTGATATCCCAAATGACCCACCAGCAAGCTATAAGTCTAATAAGACCGATAAATTTAGGTTGAGGTCCCCTCCTTTCTGTCCATCTATCCCAGACCAAATGCACATCTTCTCCCATATCTCCCAGTTGGACATTCTCTAGGGTCGAAACCATAAGGAATTTAGCAAACACACACTGAGCGAACAGATGGCCAACGGTTTCCTCTTCTATTCCACACAGTATACAAGTCGAGTTGCTAGTCCATCCTCTCTTTAAcaaattatcttttcttttttttttttctttttttttttttttttttNtttttttgagagataggtagcacgctacccgcttcgtttatttcatttagaaataaacttagctgaaaatgtgaatcaactaggattcgaacttgggacctcgggtaccaaccaccaagccctttgccacttgctttagggactcTTTAACAAATTATCAACTGTAGGAGATCTCTTCTTTAGAACGAGCAAACAAAACACTTTCACTTTTGGAGGTATACGTAGTCTCCAGATCCTGCCAGTACAAGTATTTCTAATGCCTCCATCACACAGTGCCGAATAAGCT
Coding sequences:
- the LOC109722232 gene encoding calcium-dependent protein kinase 1-like, whose product is MGSRTSRHRSDPDRRAPPQPQPQPQPWPHRAPKPYVPAAAAPPQASASAAAAAAPVGRVLGRPMEDVRASYVFGRELGRGQFGVTYLVTHRATGERFACKSIATRKLVHRDDVEDVRREVQIMHHLTGHRNIVELRGAYEDRHSVNLVMELCEGGELFDRIIARGHYTERAAAALCREIVAVVHSCHSMGVMHRDLKPENFLFLNKSEDSPLKATDFGLSVFFKPGEVYKDLVGSAYYVAPEVLKRHYGPEADIWSAGVILYILLSGVPPFWAENEDGIFNEIRRGHVDFLSDPWPSISSGAKDLVKKMLRQDPKERLTAAEILNHPWIREDGEAPDKPLDNTVISRMKQFRAMNKLKKVALKVVAENLSEEEIVGLKEMFKSIDTDNSGTITLEELRTGLPKLGTKISESELMQLMEAADVDGNGSIDYLEFISATMHMNRLEKEGHIYKAFEYFDKDNSGYITMEELEQALKKYDMGDEKTIKEIIAEVDADHDGRINYEEFVAMMKNNSQDIAPIRRRK
- the LOC109722233 gene encoding protein TOO MANY MOUTHS — its product is MPTLLFSLPLLNLLLLLLLSLSPIPVCRSEFTVVLPDSSALVDGPQTGRSDRARTDPDEQRAVYAVMAATGNAWAASIRDVCRGRWHGIECMPDRDGVFHIVSLSFGALSDDTAFPTCDPARSTLPAAVLALPHLRSLFFYRCFAGNPQPIPAVLRENGHVGPIPAELGNLTALRVLDLHGNNLTAPIPSSLQRLARLRLLDLSSNTLRGRIPQLKLPGLNVLDLSRNALRGPIPGSLGRFGSLLKLDLSRNRLTERIPDSLGDLGALILVDLSHNSLAGPLPTALGRLGSLRALILSNNSMASTTIPGDLFSGLRNLIDLILSDMDLEGSIPESIGDLPSLRVLHLNGNKLEGSIPRSFRRLERLSELRIEGNRLSGAIPFARETMWRMGRKMRVEGNAGLCYDAKNGSFEGIAAVSAMNYCEGEGSESKMDAAGESAKRVAPRKGDHPPSVSISSARDHRRRGFHRTVGVVAGFLFSICFFSL